Within Stella humosa, the genomic segment GCGATGGTGAAGGAAGGCGACCCCATCACCATCGACGCCCACCGCCAGTTGCTGCAACTCGACGTGGACGAGGTGGAACTGGCGAAGCGACGCGCCGCCTGGGTGCAGCCGGCGCCGCGCTATACGCGGGGCGTGCTGGCGAAGTTCGCACAGCTGGCCCGGCCGGCGAGCGAGGGGGCGGTGACGGGGTAAAGGTGCATAACTCTCCCCAAATATCACTTTTTATTTTCTGTTGCTGCATATGCAGATACGTCTACATGGAGCCGCAACATGTCAATTTCAGACAGCTCCGTCGGACAGCATTAATCTCCATCCCCTATAAATAATTTAGCCCATTCGAGTTCTCTCTCGGAAGGACTGTATTGGAATCCTCCATCTTCAGATCGTTTCCAGTATCTTGGATTTAAGGCATCATCATAGAATATAAGCTCAGATACAATATAAATTAGCCAGGAATTAGTCTTTATACTGCTAAGTATAAATGAAGTGTCTTCTTGTCCCGCCACATACAATGTAATGGGCTCGAACGCCGCATGATCTTTGCTAACATGCACAAATTCATTGCTGAAAAGTCCATATAGTTGCCCGAGCGGTGGAATAATTTTTTTAGCGATCGAAATGCTGGATGAAAGCGTTCCGTCATTGAATTTTTTGAGCGCGCCAGGCTCAATTGAGATATGTAAAATTGTGGCTAGTGTTTCTAGAATGCCACGGGCAACGGCACCGTAAGGTCGCCGATAGCCATGCCGAGCGACCTCTATGCTGGCCATAAATGTAGATATCGTGCTCATAAGTAATCCCGCGCACGCCGATCGGTGATCCTTAGATTCACGTTTAACGTGATGGTACGACAACCCAACTGACTGGGAAATTAATAGGCTGGCGCTCTTTAAGTCAGATTCCGCGACCCTATCAAAAGATCGAGATATGACAGGACCATCGCGATGTATTTGGTTTATCAAAATATCCTTCGTGACGATAATTGCCCGCTTACTCTCATTGTCTACTCTGAACGACGACACATTATTTGCTTTGGTGTGGGGAATATTTTTGCCGTGGCAGTATTCATATTTTTTTCCGCTTCCGCATTGGCAGAGACTGGCCCTGCCGCTACGCTTGCCTGTTATCAAAACGCCCCCCATAAATGAAATTGTTCAAACTTACATGCACCACTAATATAAATTCTGTGACTGAAAATCTACTGATTTAATATCATAAAATCGTGCTTATCTCGCCCAAATTCTGTTGGTTTATTGGCGCATATAGTTCTAATACTTCCTGCGACTAGTCCCACGCCAACCTGCTACGATCGACAATGCGCACCCTTGTTGCCGGCCCCTTCGTCGGCGAGTTCGGCTGGGAGGTGATGGGCTGGCAGGGGATCATCCGGGCCTTTTCGCGCCGATACGACCGTACGGTCGTCATCAGCCGGCCGGAGCAGGCGTATCTCTACCGGGATTTCTGCGACCGGTTCATCGGCTGGTCGCCCGGCAGCTATCGTACAGCCGGCTACGAGTGCCGCGACGGCCGGCCCTATGACGGCGAGGCCCATGCCGGGTTTCCGGGATGTGCAGCTTTTTCCGTCTCCAACAACCGGGAGGCGACGCGACGGTTGACGGGCGCGCCGCAGGAATTCATCCGCTTCGGCGGCGAGGTCGAGCCGGTGGGGTCGTTCGATATCATCGTGCATGCGCGTGCGATCCCGGAGGACGGGGCGGCCGGCAAGGCCGCGCGCAACTGGCCAGCCGGGCACTGGCACGCGCTGGTCGCCCTGCTGGCGCGGGAATTTCGTGTGGCTGCGATCGGGCTGCCCGGCTTGGCCATGGTGCCGGAGGGCGCGACCGACTGCCGGCACCTGCCGCTCGACGGGCAATGCGCCCTGATGCACCGCGCCCGCTGCACCGTTGGCCCCTCATCGGGGCCGATGCACCTGGCATCCCTCTGCGGTTCCCCCCATGTCGTCTGGACGGAGAAGGACGACGGCTCCAGCGTGCGGATCAACGTCCGCCGCTATGCGACGGATTGGAACCCGCTGGGCACGCCCGTCTCCATCATCACCCGCGGCGCCTGGCGGCCCGACATCGACACGGTACTGGCCGAAGTCCGGCGGCGCGCGAGCCAGGTTCGCGGGCCACCGGTTCTCGTCGAATAGGGTGTGGTGGCGCTATTCCGCCGCCTCGGCCAGCCGCGGATAGTCCGTGTAGCCCTCGGCACCCGCGGAATAGAAGGTGGCCGCGTTCCACGCGTTCAGCGGCGCCCGCAGCGCGAAGCGATGGGGCAGGTCGGGGTTGGCGATGAAGAGCTTGCCGTAGGCGACGGCATCGGCCTCGCCGGCCGCCAGGGCCGCCTCGCCGCTCTCCTGGGTGAAGCCCTCGTTGACGATGTAGGCGCCGCCGAAGGCCGCCTTCAGCGCGGGGCCGAGGCGCGGGTCCTTCACCGATTCGCGCGCGCAGAGGAAGGCCAGCTTGCGCCGGCCCAACTCGCGCGCGACATGGCCGAAGGTGGCGGCGAGGTCGCTGTCGCCCATGTCGTGCGAATCGCCGCGCGGCGCCAGGTGCATGCCGACGCGGCCGGCACCCCAGACGGCGGTGACGGCGTCCGTCACCTCCAGCATCAGGCGGGCGCGGTTCTCGATCGACCCGCCATAACCATCGGTGCGCCGGTTGCTGCCGTCCTGGAGGAACTGGTCCAGCAGGTAGCCATTGGCGCCGTGGATCTCGACCCCGTCGAAGCCGGCGGCCAGCGCGTTCTGGGCCCCCTTGCGGAAGTCGGCGACGATGCCGGGCAGCTCCTCGGCGGCCAGCGCGCGAGGGACGCTGTAGGGCCGCTCGGGCCGCAGCAGGCTGACATGGCCCTTGGGGGCGATGGCGCTCGGCGCCACTGGTGCTGCCCCGGCGTGATAGGAGGGGTCGGAGATGCGGCCGACATGCCAGAGCTGCAGCAGGATGCGCCCGCCGGCCGCGTGCACGCCGTCGGTCACGTGGCGCCAGCCCGCCACCTGCTCGTCGGACCAGATGCCGGGGGTATGGGGATAGCCCACGCCCTGGGGGCTGACCGAAGTCGCCTCCGTCAGGATGAGGCCGGCCGAGGCGCGCTGGACGTAGTAGTCGCGCATCAGGGGGTTCGGCACGCGGCCCGCGCCGCTCGAGCGGTTGCGGGTCAAGGGCGCCATGACGACGCGATTGGGAAGCTGGAAATCGCCAATGGCGATGGGATCGAGGAGCGTCGGCATGGATTGGACCCTGCGGAACTGGACAGACAGAGTCTGAGCTAGGGGCGCTGCTGCATTGCAACAAGGGCGGGCGGCGAGCGGACGACCGGCGGCTGGCGAATGGCAGCCATGCGCCAACCGCCGGCCGGCCTGCCTAGACGTGCGCCCCCAGGCGCCGCACGACCTTGCGCCCCGTCGCCGGCAGGGCCAGCAGCTCCGCCCACTCGTCGGCCACCCGCTCGAGCTGTTCGTCGAAGCGCCAGGGCGGGTTGATGAAGATCATGCCGCCGCCGGCCAGCCGCTCGCCATCGACCGGATAGCGCAGGAAGTCCGCGCGGATGGCATTCTCCACCCCCGCGGCGGCCAATGCGCCCGAGATGGCGAGGCGAATGGTGTCGTCCTTGATCGGGTACCAGCAGGCATAGATGCCGGTCGGCCACTTCTTCCAGGCAGCCGCCAGCGCCTCGCCCAGCCGGGTCGCCTCGTCGCGGCTTTCATAGGGCGGGTCGACGAAGACCAGGCCCCGCCGCTCGGCCGGCGGCAGCAGAGCCGCCATCGCCTCGTAGCCGTCGCGGTGGTGCACGGCCACCCGCCGGTCGCGGCGGAAGTGGCCGCGCAGCACCTCCACATCCTCCGGGTGCAATTCGCAGGCGCCCAGCCGGTCGCCGTCGCGCATCATCGCGGCCGCGATCGCGGGCGAGCCCGGATAGCGGCCGGCGGCGGTGAAGGGCTCGACGGCCGCGCGATAGGATGCGAGCCCCCGCCCCGGCCGCGCCAGCACCCGGCCGATACCACCCTCGGCCTCGCCCGTGCGCTGGGCCTCGGGCGACTTCAGGTCGTAGAGGCCGAGGCCGGCATGGGTGTCCAGCACAAAGAAGGGCTTGGGCTTCTGCCGCAGATGGTCCAGCAGCAGGACCAGGGCGGCATGCTTGAAGACCTCCGTGTGGTTGCCCGCATGGAAGGCGTGGCGGTAGTTCATCGCACGTTCAGTCGAAGGGGGGATCAGTCGATGCGGCCGGGTTCCCCGTCGAATTCCACGACGCAGGTCGGCCCGCCATGGAACTGGACGGCGACCGGGTGCTCGGCCGGCATCTCGCTCATCAGGTCGTCGGCCCAGGCCTCGGCATCGTCCTCCGGGCGGTAGCCGATGAGGTCGGCCGCGTGCGTCCACCAGGTGGCGCGCGTATTGGCCGACACGCCATAGAGGGTGATGTAGTGGTAGTCGGGCGCCTCGATGGCGCAGCCGACCAGGCGCACCATGTCGCCGGGCGAGATCCAGGTCATAAGCTGCCGGCGGTCGCGCGGGCGCTCCTGGAACGAGCCGATGCGCAGGCTGGCCACCTGCATCGCGTGCTTGTCGGCATAGAGGCGGCCCACCGCCTCGCCGAAGACCTTGGTGACGCCATAGCGGCTGTCGGGCCGCGGCACGTCATGCTCGTCCAATGGACGGGCGCGGCGGTGGAAGCCCACCGCGTGGTTGGAGCTGGCGAAGATCACCCGGCGCACGCCGGCCCGGCGCGCGGCCTCGAAGACGTTGTAGGTGCCAGAGATGTTGGCCGGCAGCAGCTTGTCCCACGCATCCTCGTCCGGCACGGCGGCCAGGTGGACGATGACGTCGATGCCGGCGACCGCGCGCTCGACCGCCGCCATGTCGGCCACGTCGCAGACCACCACTTCCTCGCCGCGCCCGGCCTCGTCCTGGGGTGCGATGTCGGCCAGGCGCAGCAGGGCATAGCGGTCGGCCAGGCCGTCGCGCAGGGTCTGGCCGATGCGGCCGGCGGCCCCGGTGATCAGCACGCGAAGGGTGGTGTTGGGGTGGGCCATGATGGTCGTCTTCTCCCGGGGTCCTAGAGGCACAGTATGCGGCAAGCGCGGGACACTATGCGATAGTCGGCCCCGGCAGGAACCCCGGCGAGAGTGACCCATGACCGACGAAGCGATCCAGCGCGGCATCGACAACCTTATGAAGACCTTCGGCCGCGTGCCCGACACGTTCCAGGTGATGCTGGACCATGCCCCCGATGCGTTCGCGGGCTACACCGCGATGCGCGGCTTCGTCATGCGCGACCGCGACGAGGGCGCCGCCCTCGACCTGAAGACGAAGGAGTTCATCTTCGTCCTGCTCGACGTGGCCGGTGGCAACCTCGTCGGCGCCAAGAGCCACCTGACGCAGTCGATGAAGCTGGGCCTGACCATCCCCGAGCTGGTCGAAGGGCTGGTGCAGGTCATGATGTGCAACGGCATCACCGCCTGGAACCTGGTCGGCCGGCCGGTTCTGGAGCACGGGCTGGAGGTCCAGGCCGGCCTGGACAAGGCCCAGGCAGAGAAGCCCGGCCGCGCGCGCAGCGACTGACGGGGCCCACTGCTGACGGGTGGCCCTACGGGGCGGGCGCCTCCTGGCAGGCGTCCACCCACTCCGCCCCCACCAGTTCGGCCAGGCGGCCGGGCGCGATGCGCAGCGCGCTGCGGATGGAGCCCGCCGCCGGCACCACCTCGTCGAAGGCGCGCAGCGAAATGTCGCAATAGACCGGCAGCGGCGTCGCCAGCCCGAGGGGGCAGACGCCGCCCACCGGGTGGCCCGTCAGCGCCTCCACCTCGCCCGCGTCCAGCATGCGGGGCTTGGCGCCGAATGCGTCCTTGCACTTGCGGTTGTCGAGCCGGGCGTCGCCGCGCGTCACCAGCAGCACCACGCGATCGCCCAGGCGCAGCGACAGGGTCTTGGCGATCTGCGCCGGCGCCACGCCATGGGCGGCGGCGGCCAACGCCACGGTGGCACTGCTCTCCGCGGTCTCGATGATGGCGATGTCGGGGGCGTGCGCGGCCAGGAAGGCGCGGACCGATTCGAGGCTCATGCCGGCTTGTCCCAGGTGGATTGGCGGCCGCGACCATGGACGGCGCTGCCGCGCGCGGTCAACCCGGGGCGCCTGCGACCCGATATCCCTCTCGCCCCCGCCGGCCGGCGCCTATGCTGGCCGGCCAAGGAAGCAGGACACGCATGGCGGACACCAAGGACAGCAACGGCAACATCCTGAAGGACGGGGACCAGGTGACCCTGACCAAGGACCTGAAAGTGAAGGGCACCTCGGTCACGCTGAAGCGCGGGACCATGGTTCGCAACATCCGCCTGACCGACGACCCGGCCGAGATCGAGTGCAACGCCGACAAGGTGAAGGGCCTGGTCTTGCGCACGGAATTCCTGAAGAAGGCGTGACGGACGATGCGGCAGGTAGAAGCGGAGCTGGAGTTCGACGAGGATGGCGGCTTCGCCGTCAGCCGCCTGACCGATGAGAACAACAACGACATCACCTACCTCGTCGATCGCGGGGCGCGGTTTGCCGACCTGGCGGATCTGGCCGCATTGCTGGCCGGCGAACTGGGCGGACCGGTCGAGCTTCACGAAGCGTGACGACCGCCGGCAACCCCGCGCCTCGCCGGCAGTTGTGGAGTCGGAAGAAGGAGGGCCGGCGATGATCCTGACGGGTGGATGTGCCTGCGGCGCGGTGCGCTTCGCGGCAGAGGGAGAGGCCTATCGGGCCGGCGTGTGCCACTGCATGACCTGCCGCAAGATCAGCGGCAGCGCCTTCAACGCCTTTGCCATCTATCCGGCCGATGCCGTGCGGATCGGCGGCGAGACGGCCGAATTCCATACGTCCGAGAGGGGGCGGTCGCATTTCTGCCCGCGCTGCGGCTCGCATGTCTTCGCGACCGCGGCCGACGACGACGAGATCGAGCTGCACCTCGGCAGCTTCGACGAGCCGAACCGCATCCGCCCGACCTACGAAGGCTTCATCGGCCGGCGCGAGGAGTGGCTGCCGCCCTTCACCGGCTTCCGCCACTACCAGGGCAATCGCGAGGGCACCGATCGGACGGAGTGACGGGAGCGGTCGCGCCTGCTAAGCCGGACGCCCTGCCCCTCCCGGACGTCCCGGAGCCACGCCCCATGTTCCTGCGCTGCATCGACTGCGCTGCCGCCCTGCCGGCCGGCATGTACTATTCCTGCCAGGCTTGCGGCGGCATCCTGGAGGTGGTGGAGCCGATCCGCCTGCCCCGGCCGCTGCCGGGGGCCGGCATGTGGAGCGGCGACGCCGCACTGGGCGTGGGTGACCCGGCGGCCGTCGCCACGCTGGGCGAGGGCATGACGCCGCTGCACCGCGCGCCGGGCCTGGCCCGGGCGATCGGCGCGGACGGCGACATCCGCATCAAGGACGAGACGGTGAACCCGACTGGCTCCTTCAAGGACCGGGCGGTGGCGGCCGCCGTGGCGCGCGCCCGCGAGCTGGGCCTGCCCGGCATCGTCTGCGCGTCGAGCGGCAATGCCGGCGCGTCGGCCGCCGCCTATGCCGCGCGCGCCGGCCTGCCCGCGGTCATCGTCGTGCCGACCCACACCCCGGTCGAGAAGCTGACCCAGATCGCCGCATACGGCGCCCGCCTGGTGCAGGTCGACGGCCACTACAGCCGGGCCTATGCGGTCGGGCTGGATATCGCCCGGCGGCACGGGCTGGCCAACGTCACCACCACCTACCTCAACCCATACGGCGTCGACGCGCTGAAGACGGTCGGGCACGAGATCTTCGACCAGATGGAGGGCCGGGTGCCGGACTGGGTGCTGGTGCCGACCGGTGCCGGCCCGCTGGTCCGGGGCGTGGTCCAGGGCTTCCGCGAGCGCGCACCCGGCCACCTGCCGAAGCTGGTCGCGGTCCAGGCCGAGGGCTGCGCGCCCATCGTCCGGGCCTTCGAGGCGGGCGAGCGCGCGGTCCGCGCCTGGGGCACGCCCACCACCTTCGCGTCCGGCATCTCCGACCCGCTGATCGGCTACGAGCGCGACGGCACCCACACGCTGGACCTGGTGATCGCCACCGGCGGCCTGGCCGTGGCGGTGGAGGACGAGGCGATCCGCGCCGCCATGGCCCTGCTGGCCCGCGGCGAGGGCATCCTGGCCGAGCCGACCGGGGCCAGTTCGGTCGCCGCCCTGCAGATGCTGCTGGCGGACGGGCGCATCGCGCGCGATGCCAGCGTCGTCTGCCTCGTCACCGGCCACGGCTTCAAGGACCTGAAGGTCTGGCGCGAGATGCCGGCCGACATCCGCCGGCTGGAGGACCCCGCCGACGCCGACCGCCTGGTGGAGACGATCCTGGCCGGCGGGGTTGCCTCGTCCGATCAGGACCGGCCGCGCGAGGCCTCGTAGCGCGCCTTGTTCTCGGCGTTGGGCGGGTAGAGGCCGGGCAGTGCGGCGCCCTTCTCGACCTCGCCCATGATCCAGGTCTCCAGCGCTTCCTGCTCGAGGGCGCCCTTGATCACGTCGTCCAGGAAGGCGGCCGGGATCAGCACCGCGCCGTCCTGGTCGACGACCACGACGTCATCGGGGAAGACGGCGACGCCGCCGCAGCCGATCGGCTCCTGCCAGTTCACGAAGGTGAGGCCGGCGACCGACGGCGGGGCGGCCGCACCCTGGCACCAGACCGGCAGGCCGGTGCCCAGCACGCCGGCGATGTCGCGCACGACGCCGTCCGTCACCAGGGCGGCCACGCCGCGCTTCTGCATGCGGGCGCACAGGATGTCGCCGAAGATGCCGGCGTCCGTGATGCCCATGGCGTCGACGACGGTGATGCAGCCCTCCGGCATCGCCTCGATGGCGGCCCGCGTGGAGCGCGGGTTGGCCCAGGATTCCGGCGTCGCCAGGTCCTCGCGCGCGGGCACGAAGCGCAGCGTGAAGGCGCGGCCCACGAGGCGCGGCTGGCCCTCGCGCAGCGGCTTGGTGCCGCGCATCCACACGTTGCGCAGGCCCTTCTTCAGAAGGTAGGTGGTGAGCGTGGCGGTGGAGACGCCCGACAGCGCCTCCACGATCTTGGGGTCGAGCGACATGCCTGATCTTCTCCCGTAAGCGGCCAAGGAGCCGGGACGACGGTTCCACCCGCCTGTATAGGACGCCGCACCCGCCCTTGTGTACTGCCAGCCGGCCCCGCTGCCCCGGCCAGCTTGCCGCGATCACGAGGCCGCCCCTATATAGCCCGCGCATGATCATCGTGACCGGCGGTGCCGGCTTCATCGGCTCGAACCTGACGGCGGCCCTCGAGGCGGCCGGCCGGTCCGACCTCGTCGTCGTCGACCGGCTCGGCACCGACGACAAATGGCGCAACCTCGCCAAGCGCGAGCTGGCCGCCATCGTGCCGCCCGAGGACCTGCCGGCGTGGCTCGCCCGCCATGGCGACACGGTCTCCATGGTGTTCCACCTGGGCGCCATTTCGTCCACGACCGAGCGCGACGCCGACCTGATCATCGCCAGCAACTTCACGCTGTCGCTCTTCCTGTGGGACTGGTGCACCGCCCACGGCGTGCGCTTTGTCTATGCCTCGTCGGCGGCCACCTATGGCGGGGCGGCAGACGGGTTCGACGATGACGGCAGCCCGGCGGCCCTGGCGGCGCTCCGCCCGTTGAACCCCTATGGCTGGAGCAAGCACCTGTTCGACCGCCGGGTGGCCCGCCTGGTCGCCGAGGGGCGGCCGACGCCGCCGCAATGGGCGGGCCTGAAGTTCTTCAACGTCTATGGCCCGAACGAGGCGCACAAGGGCGGCATGTCGAGCGTGGTCGCCCAGATGCTGCCGCGCGTGGTGGCGGGGGAGCCGGCCCGCCTCTTCCGCTCGCACCGGCCGGACTATGCCGATGGCGGCCAGCGGCGCGACTTCGTTCATGTCGACGATTGCGTGGCGGTGATGCTGTGGCTGCACGAGCGGCCGGACGTCTCGGGCCTCTTCAACCTCGGCACCGGGCAGGCGCGCAGCTTCCTCGACCTGGCGACGGCCGTCTTCCGGGCGGCCGGCCAGCCACCACGAATCGAATATGTCGACACGCCGGTCGAGATCCGCGACCGCTACCAGTACTTCACCCAGGCGCGGATGGACCGGCTGCGCGCCGCCGGCTATCCGGGCCAGTTCGTTCCGCTGGAGGAAGGGGTCCGGCGCTACGTGCAGGACTTCCTGCTGGCGCCCGACCCGTACCGCTAGTCCCCCACCCGCTGACCCCCTAACGCAGCCGAGGCGCCC encodes:
- a CDS encoding glycosyltransferase family 9 protein, with translation MRTLVAGPFVGEFGWEVMGWQGIIRAFSRRYDRTVVISRPEQAYLYRDFCDRFIGWSPGSYRTAGYECRDGRPYDGEAHAGFPGCAAFSVSNNREATRRLTGAPQEFIRFGGEVEPVGSFDIIVHARAIPEDGAAGKAARNWPAGHWHALVALLAREFRVAAIGLPGLAMVPEGATDCRHLPLDGQCALMHRARCTVGPSSGPMHLASLCGSPHVVWTEKDDGSSVRINVRRYATDWNPLGTPVSIITRGAWRPDIDTVLAEVRRRASQVRGPPVLVE
- a CDS encoding alkene reductase, whose amino-acid sequence is MPTLLDPIAIGDFQLPNRVVMAPLTRNRSSGAGRVPNPLMRDYYVQRASAGLILTEATSVSPQGVGYPHTPGIWSDEQVAGWRHVTDGVHAAGGRILLQLWHVGRISDPSYHAGAAPVAPSAIAPKGHVSLLRPERPYSVPRALAAEELPGIVADFRKGAQNALAAGFDGVEIHGANGYLLDQFLQDGSNRRTDGYGGSIENRARLMLEVTDAVTAVWGAGRVGMHLAPRGDSHDMGDSDLAATFGHVARELGRRKLAFLCARESVKDPRLGPALKAAFGGAYIVNEGFTQESGEAALAAGEADAVAYGKLFIANPDLPHRFALRAPLNAWNAATFYSAGAEGYTDYPRLAEAAE
- a CDS encoding 23S rRNA (adenine(2030)-N(6))-methyltransferase RlmJ, which translates into the protein MNYRHAFHAGNHTEVFKHAALVLLLDHLRQKPKPFFVLDTHAGLGLYDLKSPEAQRTGEAEGGIGRVLARPGRGLASYRAAVEPFTAAGRYPGSPAIAAAMMRDGDRLGACELHPEDVEVLRGHFRRDRRVAVHHRDGYEAMAALLPPAERRGLVFVDPPYESRDEATRLGEALAAAWKKWPTGIYACWYPIKDDTIRLAISGALAAAGVENAIRADFLRYPVDGERLAGGGMIFINPPWRFDEQLERVADEWAELLALPATGRKVVRRLGAHV
- a CDS encoding NAD-dependent epimerase/dehydratase family protein; protein product: MAHPNTTLRVLITGAAGRIGQTLRDGLADRYALLRLADIAPQDEAGRGEEVVVCDVADMAAVERAVAGIDVIVHLAAVPDEDAWDKLLPANISGTYNVFEAARRAGVRRVIFASSNHAVGFHRRARPLDEHDVPRPDSRYGVTKVFGEAVGRLYADKHAMQVASLRIGSFQERPRDRRQLMTWISPGDMVRLVGCAIEAPDYHYITLYGVSANTRATWWTHAADLIGYRPEDDAEAWADDLMSEMPAEHPVAVQFHGGPTCVVEFDGEPGRID
- a CDS encoding carboxymuconolactone decarboxylase family protein, with translation MTDEAIQRGIDNLMKTFGRVPDTFQVMLDHAPDAFAGYTAMRGFVMRDRDEGAALDLKTKEFIFVLLDVAGGNLVGAKSHLTQSMKLGLTIPELVEGLVQVMMCNGITAWNLVGRPVLEHGLEVQAGLDKAQAEKPGRARSD
- a CDS encoding YbaK/EbsC family protein, producing the protein MSLESVRAFLAAHAPDIAIIETAESSATVALAAAAHGVAPAQIAKTLSLRLGDRVVLLVTRGDARLDNRKCKDAFGAKPRMLDAGEVEALTGHPVGGVCPLGLATPLPVYCDISLRAFDEVVPAAGSIRSALRIAPGRLAELVGAEWVDACQEAPAP
- a CDS encoding alkylphosphonate utilization protein; protein product: MADTKDSNGNILKDGDQVTLTKDLKVKGTSVTLKRGTMVRNIRLTDDPAEIECNADKVKGLVLRTEFLKKA
- a CDS encoding GFA family protein, with product MILTGGCACGAVRFAAEGEAYRAGVCHCMTCRKISGSAFNAFAIYPADAVRIGGETAEFHTSERGRSHFCPRCGSHVFATAADDDEIELHLGSFDEPNRIRPTYEGFIGRREEWLPPFTGFRHYQGNREGTDRTE
- the thrC gene encoding threonine synthase codes for the protein MFLRCIDCAAALPAGMYYSCQACGGILEVVEPIRLPRPLPGAGMWSGDAALGVGDPAAVATLGEGMTPLHRAPGLARAIGADGDIRIKDETVNPTGSFKDRAVAAAVARARELGLPGIVCASSGNAGASAAAYAARAGLPAVIVVPTHTPVEKLTQIAAYGARLVQVDGHYSRAYAVGLDIARRHGLANVTTTYLNPYGVDALKTVGHEIFDQMEGRVPDWVLVPTGAGPLVRGVVQGFRERAPGHLPKLVAVQAEGCAPIVRAFEAGERAVRAWGTPTTFASGISDPLIGYERDGTHTLDLVIATGGLAVAVEDEAIRAAMALLARGEGILAEPTGASSVAALQMLLADGRIARDASVVCLVTGHGFKDLKVWREMPADIRRLEDPADADRLVETILAGGVASSDQDRPREAS
- a CDS encoding ribonuclease activity regulator RraA, coding for MSLDPKIVEALSGVSTATLTTYLLKKGLRNVWMRGTKPLREGQPRLVGRAFTLRFVPAREDLATPESWANPRSTRAAIEAMPEGCITVVDAMGITDAGIFGDILCARMQKRGVAALVTDGVVRDIAGVLGTGLPVWCQGAAAPPSVAGLTFVNWQEPIGCGGVAVFPDDVVVVDQDGAVLIPAAFLDDVIKGALEQEALETWIMGEVEKGAALPGLYPPNAENKARYEASRGRS
- the rfaD gene encoding ADP-glyceromanno-heptose 6-epimerase, producing the protein MIIVTGGAGFIGSNLTAALEAAGRSDLVVVDRLGTDDKWRNLAKRELAAIVPPEDLPAWLARHGDTVSMVFHLGAISSTTERDADLIIASNFTLSLFLWDWCTAHGVRFVYASSAATYGGAADGFDDDGSPAALAALRPLNPYGWSKHLFDRRVARLVAEGRPTPPQWAGLKFFNVYGPNEAHKGGMSSVVAQMLPRVVAGEPARLFRSHRPDYADGGQRRDFVHVDDCVAVMLWLHERPDVSGLFNLGTGQARSFLDLATAVFRAAGQPPRIEYVDTPVEIRDRYQYFTQARMDRLRAAGYPGQFVPLEEGVRRYVQDFLLAPDPYR